A single window of Nyctibius grandis isolate bNycGra1 chromosome Z, bNycGra1.pri, whole genome shotgun sequence DNA harbors:
- the LOC137676083 gene encoding acyl-coenzyme A synthetase ACSM4, mitochondrial-like has translation MKILLEFRVLRSPWSIQTLCRLFHQYHKTFAPLNFSDYEAISRCEQEVPEYFNFASDVLDKWSQIEKERKGPSNPALWWINGKGDEIKWSFEELGFLSQKVANVLSGPCRLQRGDRVLVILPRIPEWWLLNVACMRTGVAIIPGTTQLTAQDICYRLLASKAKCVITTDVLAPVVDSVASKCQLLKTKLIVSESSRAEWLNFSDLLKAAPAVHNCVKTKSQDPMAIYFTSGATGSPKMVEHSYGSFGLGFFLCGRYWMNLTPSDIMWNISDTAWVKAAIGSIFGPWFQGTCVFIHAMPQFDPRAILNTLCRYPVTTLCITSTAYRMLVQHDLTRYAFKALKHCLTGGESLNPEVMAQWKSQTGLTIYEGYGQTEIGIICANMKGMKIKPGSLGKAVPPYDVQIIDENGSVLPPGKEGDIAVKVDAKRPFTFFTQYLDDPVKTASTIHGNFYITGDRGSMDEDGYIWFMGRSDDVIISSGYRIGPFEIENALIQHPAVVESAVVSSPDPIRGEVVKAFVVLSPSFKSQDPKKLACELQDHVKKVTAPYKYPRKIEFVQQLPKTITGKIRRNELRSEEWGQI, from the exons ATGAAGATTTTACTTGAATTTCGAGTGTTGCGGTCCCCATGGAGCATCCAGACACTCTGCAGATTATTCCACCAGTATCACAAGACTTTTGCACCTTTGAATTTCTCAGATTATGAAGCTATCAGTCGTTGTGAACAGGAAGTACCCGAGTACTTTAATTTTGCAAGTGATGTGCTGGACAAGTGGTCTCAAATAGAAAAG GAACGAAAGGGACCATCAAATCCAGCTCTGTGGTGGATaaatggaaaaggagatgaaatTAAATGGAGCTTTGAAGAGCTGGGCTTCCTGTCTCAAAAAGTGGCCAACGTGCTCTCTGGGCCATGCCGTCTGCAAAGAGGAGACCGAGTTTTAGTGATTCTACCCCGAATCCCAGAGTGGTGGCTACTGAACGTGGCTTGTATGCGAACAG GTGTTGCCATCATCCCAGGGACAACACAACTGACGGCACAAGACATTTGCTATAGATTGCTGGCTTCCAAGGCTAAGTGCGTTATTACAACTGATGTACTTGCTCCTGTGGTGGACTCGGTTGCATCCAAGTGCCAGCTTCTGAAAACTAAGCTAATTGTATCTGAAAGCAGCAGGGCTGAGTGGCTGAACTTCAGTGATTTGCTCAA ggctGCCCCTGCTGTCCATAATTGCGTAAAGACAAAAAGCCAGGATCCAATGGCAATCTATTTTACCAGTGGCGCCACAGGCTCTCCCAAAATGGTTGAACATTCCTATGGAAGCTttggtctgggtttttttctctgcgGAAG ATACTGGATGAATCTGACTCCCTCAGACATCATGTGGAACATATCAGACACTGCTTGGGTAAAGGCAGCTATTGGGAGCATTTTTGGTCCGTGGTTCCAAGGAACATGTGTTTTTATACATGCCATGCCACAGTTTGATCCAAGAGCAATCTTAAAT ACTTTGTGCAGATATCCAGTGACCACTCTGTGCATCACCTCAACTGCTTACCGCATGCTGGTACAGCACGATCTCACCAG GTATGCATTCAAGGCACTGAAGCACTGTTTGACTGGAGGGGAATCACTCAATCCAGAAGTGATGGCACAGTGGAAAAGCCAAACAGGACTGACTATCTATGAAGGCTACGGCCAAACTGAAATT GGAATAATATGTGCGAAtatgaaaggaatgaaaattaaGCCAGGTTCCTTGGGAAAGGCAGTTCCCCCCTACGATGTTCAG ATTATAGATGAAAATGGCAGTGTTCTGCCTCCTGGGAAAGAAGGAGACATTGCTGTCAAAGTGGATGCCAAGCGGCCATTTACTTTTTTCACTCAATACCTG GATGATCCAGTGAAAACTGCTTCCACAATCCATGGGAACTTCTATATCACTGGAGACAGAGGAAGCATGGATGAGGATGGATACATATGGTTTATGGGGAGATCTGATGATGTCATCATCTCCTCTGG GTATCGTATCGGACCATTTGAAATAGAGAATGCCCTGATACAGCACCCAGCTGTCGTTGAGTCAGCTGTTGTCAGCAGCCCAGATCCCATCAGAGGAGAG GTGGTAAAAGCTTTTGTGGTCTTGTCTCCTTCCTTTAAGTCACAAGATCCAAAGAAACTGGCCTGTGAATTGCAAGATCATGTCAAGAAAGTCACTGCTCCATACAAGTACCCCAGAAAG ATTGAATTTGTCCAGCAGCTGCCAAAGACAATCACTGGGAAAATCAGACGGAATGAACTGAGGAGCGAGGAGTGGGGACAGATTTAG